Below is a genomic region from Henckelia pumila isolate YLH828 chromosome 3, ASM3356847v2, whole genome shotgun sequence.
attaattttattctaCTCCACTAAAATAACAAGATTGCACTCttaattaattgaaattattgaagcataaaatcaataattacatATGTAAGAATCGAGTCATAAGTAGTCTTGTAAaaagaaatattaaatttcCTAATCTTATTATATTGCTTTTGCAGGCTGTTAACATCCTAAAGGCATCTCTCACCTCTCCTTATGCTTTGACAAATGGCCTCCAGCAGTGCTTGTGCAGGCATCAGAGAAAGAAAAGTGAACTGTCGAAGCTTATAAGGTATGCATATAGTGTTATTTGTGTGAATAGTTTTGCAGTTAAGAAAGAGGATAAATTCTCTTCCTATTGCAGGATCCCGAGGTGGTGTTAACGCGTTCCATACTGGCAAATAATGAGGCAAGATCAGCACATAGTAGCGGAAACGAACTTCTCAAGAGGTTGAAAATGAGAACACGGTTAAATTTTTTGACAAGCATTAGTTTCCTACATTTTAGAAACAAGAAGCTTCTGAAAACACATTGCATGACAAACAGAAATAAGCTGCGTCTTTGGTTTGTGCCGAACTTAGCAGACTGCTGTTGTTAATCTTTTACTGTGTTAGAGGCCTCGTTTTGCCTCTCTTGTTGAGATTCCAATCATATCTACACATGTTTGTTTCTTGGAATTTGTAGGTATATTAAAGTTTTGAAACTAGTTTTGCATTGACATAGCAAGATTATTGTCATAATACTAACTAATAAATATTCAAACAAACATAAAAGGTAACAAAAGattgattataatttatttgtccaAAATATAGACCAATCTCAGTCCCCACCCACCCTTGAAACTAACAAATATGCTTGAATGGGCAATGACCAACGAGGTTGACATTTCTTGTCCAATCTGTAAATAATATGCAGATGCTGGTCGAAAAATTATAGGTAGAAAACCTGTCGTTTAAGAGTTTGAAAGGTTATTTttaactggaatgacatttctaATTTGGCGTTTACACACTGTGTTTTTGGAATCACAGatttacttgggatttagtgggatttgaaatttggaatcacagatttatttgggatttagtgggatttgaaattgaaaataACGTTTTAATGTTTGACAAAACAGGATTGATATTTGAAGATTTCATGAGATTTCatttaactaaaaaaaaatttgataaaactAGTCGGATTTCAtgtgatttgagtttataaaaataattaaattatttttaataataaatgtatatacgttagttataaattttaagttttcgtcaaaatttatttacaaagtatcatttatataaaatttatactattaaattccaaaatatattttaaatttctgtCAAACACCAAAACAAAATTCCAGTTCCATgtatttaaaattcaatttcaattccaaatccaaatctcaattcaattccaaatttcattttttaggCATCCAAACACACTGTTAAATTCTTCAATTGCATTTATATCTCTATATGTTACTATGctaatttttattcaaattcttgattgatcaattttttttaaacaaaaaaaattgtatgCATCAAAATGTGTAAGTATTTTTCCGTATTTATGTACTTAATTTGAAAAATACGGTTCATTatgagttttaattttttacaaACTGAAATTAGTAATAGGATTGGAGAGAGGATTGTTAAACAGTTAAACTGGTAACCTAAAGTTGGGAAGTTCACGGCTACAATACAATCAATACAATTTGGTAACTCGAGTCCCTTCGaggtcaattttttttaaattttttttaaaaaaaaactgcaaatttgattttgtatgtttgtcactttgcgattttggtcatctatgtctccatatttcagttttagtcctgccttcgatttttgacaatttcgatcctttttattcgaaaatgcttatgtGTGTGGCACAGCACACGTCAGCACTGAATTGAtaccacgtcagcgccacgtcgaaaaaggactaaaattgccaaaaacataaagatagcggactaaaactgaaatctaaaaatataaaggactaaaatcgcaaaatgacaaatataaaggaccaaaaaaagcaatttttcctaAAAATTACATATCCAAATAGTATAAATAATATGAAtagatatttaattataaaatagtaatgtaaaatattaaaacaaattaatataaattttcaaaacattaatttttaaaatgagtAATTTTATgccataatttttaaaagaattgaaatttaattttttttaaaaatttagctgGCCGGCCCGCCTCCACCCGTGGTCTGTTTGGGTTGGCCCGTTTAGGACCGCCCCTAAACGGGTCACTAAAACTCCAACCCAACCAGTTATTTTTTCATAACGGAACGGGCTGGTCTGATGAGCTTGGCCCATTTTGAcaagtttatttataaatttgatttcttttttgTAAAAATTTGATATTGGTTAATTCAAGAAATTAGTGAATAGAAGACGACAAATATAAGCCCATTCAAGGTCTTGACGATATAGaattttcctttcttttttttccctttacttcttttaatttaattgttgggACCGAAGCCGTTACTCCTATATACACATTGGATAACCGAAACAACGCTCTCGAAGCAAGGATCGCAGCACTATGCTCGGAATAAAAATCGGACAGACGGATCTTGCACAATCAAAGTTGGAAGATCAAATCtcaaggaagaagatgaagtctCGGTTTTCTTGAGCTAAGGAATCTGAAAATCTGATATTGATACATGTAATACACGTTAATATGCATCTCAATgccaagtgtcccactcaatTTTGCATATTTACACTTTGACCCCTCAACTCTTGCTTAATTGCAATCTAGCCCTTGAAACTTAttattaattcaatttcaatcctaaataatttaagaatattagaattaaaatctaaattccaaaaattctcaaattaaatattcttggattaaaattaaataatctcgggccttacaaagaTGATACGGTTGGTAGGGGTGAGCATTCGGTTAATTCGATCAAAAATcaaaccgaattaaccgaaatCGAATTGTTTTTTGGTTAACCGAAGCGAACCGAATTTATATTAAAACTGatttaaccgaaccgaattaaaaATCGGTTAATTTGGTCGAtgaccgaattaaccgatttttttaaaaaaaattaaaaaattaaaaattttataaaattaataatttaaatatgattttttatcattataaaaatatattaatcttaaaaaatttaaaatatgaaaaattaagTAAAATACTAAATATAAAcccattaaaaatatattataaattatatataaggcataataaaaaatttcaaaatttaattatttataattcggttaaccgaattaaccgaattgTTTTTAGAAAACCGAAATtgaaccgaattaaccgatttaAACGAAATTTTCTAACATAAAAACCGAATTTCCGAATTAGCCGAACCGAATTTTCGAATTGATTCGGTTCggtcggttaattcggtttaaCCGAAATTTTGCTCACTCCTAACGGTTGGACACTTATACTAGTATGAGGTcatcattatccactgggtatatgagccacctcccgAGACGACGGCGcatcgtgctatataccctgggtcCGGTCTATGAgctgtttcttgacctgagtgtcttggtacccagtacacttgcatacatgcacacataacacagtatactcatactctcatactgagcttTTCATGCTCACATCCCATACtctgttgtatctggacaccctattccatggggcaggtctgcggctagatgaggcgggtggttccaggaggacCTAGGCGTTGGAGGACCAGCAAAAGTATCTCCTAGGCTTTTGTTTCTGTTGTATTTGAtgtatttgggttgatacattgaatcttttcgatatggttgtattattatttggaatttatttatatttccgCTGTTTAATTTCTGATggtatattttaattaagttaaatgaatGCTTAAGtatctgattagtaggtgatcacggcgcgggtcactacagtccTCTTTTGCTGTCCTAAAAAACACAATGTTATCATCAACAAAGAAAAGATGAGTCATAACTGAACTTGATGTAGCAATGCGAACACCCTATAATTGTCCACTCTCCGCCATCATAGAGAACATCAATGAAAGACCTTGCGCACAAATGGTAAACAGAGATGGAAAAAGGGGGTCTCCTTGACAGATTCCCATACTTGGTTTCAGATCACCCACCACTTGAGAATTTAAAGAGAAAGAGTACCGAACACTCTTAACACAGCTCAAAACTTTACCAACTCATTCTTCACATAACCCCATTTTATTCATTACTACATCTGGAAAATTTCACTCCACTCTGTCATACGCCTTACTCATATCTAGTTTCAGAGCCACATACCCATGTTTTCCTTTCTGTCTATTCCACATCCAGTGCATTGTCTCAAATCCAAGTACAATATTATCTGTAATCAATCTTCCCGGAACAAAGACACTTTGAGtctcatcaataaaaattttcatcaaattCCGTAATCTATTTGTTAAAACCCTAGCCAAAATCTTATTACAACATTGAACAGGCTAATGGGACGGAATTTTTTCATTAGCAGTGGATTTGGAACTTTAGGAATCAGAGTAATAATGGTGTTATTCCATTCATCCACCTCATTGAGAACATCTAATACTGCTCTCGTCACATCCTCTCCTATTACATGCCAGTACTTCTGATAGAACAAAGTCGACATACCATTTGGACGAGACGATTTATCCGGACTCATATCAAATAAAGCATTTTAAATTTCCAAACTTGTGAAGAGAGCACACAAAATAGCATTCATAAAACTAGTTACTGAAGTCCTTACACAATCTATGATGGGGAACATCATATCCAACGAAAGCTTTAAAAAGACAATAAACATAATCCAAATTGATAGACGCCATACCCCCTGATCATTCACAAGATTACCATGAATAGAAATCAGCCCACTGATTTGATTTTGAGTCTTCGTCATGGTTGCTAATTTCTAAATTCAATGCATCTAGAGCCTAGACTTGGGATTCTCGAAAGCACACCACCCTAGCTCATTTTTGTTCAAGCAACTTAACGCCTACTCTTGAGACACAATAGGGGGCGATGACTTTGATTAGACTTGTCCAGAAGTAATTAAATGCAAGACTTGAAACAAATTAGAACGATTCAAGATTAATCTTATAATATGCACGATAGTTTATGCAATGATTATACATGTAAAGATCGCATAATTAGTTCAAATATTTACTCAATGTAAGTTGTCGATgcagttttcatatttttaaaaaattgtaatcttgatgatttttagccattttttttttggggaggTGAAAAGAAGATGAAATTTATCTCTTATATAATATGCATCCTCATCGaacatgaaaataaaatttctaaattcAATACGTCAAGAGTCTAGACTTGAATTCTCGAAAGCACACCCTAACTCATTTTTCTTCAAGCAACGTAACGCCTACTTTTGAGACACGATATGGGGCGATGACTTTGATTGGACTTGTCCAGAAGTCATTAAATGCAAGACATGAAACAAATTAGAACGATTCAAGATTAATCTTATAATTTGACCgagttgttgttattattattattattattattattattattattattattattattattatttaaataaaaaaaaactccaaAAACAAGCAACCTCAATTGAACGATACGCTGTTGAATGGACCAATGACCAACGATGTTAATACAACTTGTCCAATCTATAAATACAGTTGCCTCAACCATTGCCGGTCCTAAAATACGAAAACTTATCGCTCCCTtcttatatattaataaataaaaaaaaaaagattacaaAAGGATTGGCAAATTGCGAAAGAAATAAGATTGATTAAGATCATATATACACAAATCATCGAAGAAGATCGAAGAGATGCCTTGTCTTGATATTTCCACGAACGTGAATCTTGATGGAGTCGACACTGACGCCATCTTCTCCCAGCTCACGAAAGCCGTTTCTCAGATCGTCGGAAAACCCGAAAACGTGAGTActgttttttcttcttcttaattCTTTACATGAATTTGAGTTCGAATATGGCTGATTTGAGGTGGAGGACCTCGTTTAACCAGAAGCATGTGATCCACAATGGCTTCATCATTTCGGCTAGCGATCTCTCTGTGAAATGAAAACAATGGTGAAAAGTACCATTCTTTAGGAATGAAAAGTGAATGAAACAGTAAATTCATCAATCTCCACAAAATTTGGAAACATTTCATATATATTCTGAAAGAATATTATGGTTTTTCAAAGTCAAATACTTTCATCCAAACGGAATCTTGATCTTGACAACTTGGGGTTTGTGTGTATAAAGAGATGagaaattattatgattttctaacatgttcTTTTCAAGAAACAATACTGAATCCAACTTATAAGGTTCTTTTTGTCAACTACAAATTAATCTAGCTAGCTAATAACCCTATTAATATAGGTTCTTCTTACTACatgataatataattaataaacatGAGTGGAAACTTCACTTAAATTCAAACTCTGGCTAGGTTTTcttttcttgttttctttttcttttgttctttaAATTAAAAGTACAGAAACGAAGAGATGTATTGTTAGTTAAAAAAACCATTTTTGTTAAGGCTCATTATCATGCCCTTTTGATTTTGGGGAGAAATTAAACTATTGCTACGTAGAGCTCAATCTTCTTGTTTTAGAAAGACGTTAGTTTTGCTCCATTACCAACAGAAAATTGCTGTTCTTGCGGTAGATATTAGATGAAAAGTACTATAGAAAATTttaggaaaaaaataaattaataaaataaaataaaatacatggGTGAGTGATCTACATCCGATAGAATATTTGGAGTCCCTCTATTATTTAAGGGTCCACTTGTGTTCACATTACTATTCACACAGACAAGGACAGTGCTGGTTGATTAATAATGGAGCTAGCACCAGGATGGTGGTACAAAAGGTTTAGACCACAAGTTTGCTAGCAAACTCATCTCCAATTAATTAATGGAAGAAATAATGAATAAATAGTGTATCCCACttgtatattttattaattttatttttaattataattttttttttgaaaaaaaaataaaaaaacattttcacGTTCTCTCATGGCGGAGAAGGGGCGGCGAATAAGGGGGGGATTTGACCTGATCTTGAATTTTCttcatatattaatttatatatggaaATACAACATTTTACTTGATACTTATATATCTTCCTTATATAATACAAAAATTACAACATACAAAAAAGATAATTTTCAAATTCATTAAGCTATAGTGTTTGCTTTCAACCTCTAAAAATAGGTGATTATGTATTTTTTGTTaataaatttgtaaaaaaaaaaaaaattcataatcacttatatttaagttgcaaacactacctaaataaaGGGAGATCTAAGCACAAAAAAAAATCTCAGCATTTTTCTTTGTTACATTTGGAATAAAACATGAAActtttggatatatatatatattagtcatGATGttggaattttttaaaatcttgagAAAAAATTTTAGGGGCCAGCTTGTCtcggtatttttattttgagattaaaataatatatatttattagttTTCATTCTCTTAAAAGACGGAATTTTGTGGTTTGGTAGCGTAATGATAGAAAGTGGTGAGACTTGAGAAGTTGAAATATATAGATGAACGACAAATCGGTAAGCGTAGACATTAATACGAAGAAAATGATTGATAATGGCACGCATGATCGATGTCTCTTTGCTTTCTGCTTTCAAAGAatacaaattttgtttttttttttgttttttgccttcgagaaataaaataaagtttGGAATTACAAAACCAAACAAAAGCTAGCTTATCGCGTACATGCATTATTTGAGGTGGCATGCAAATTTTTTTAGCTGACTTAAATAAAGATAAGATCTGAATAGGCAACCAAGACGAAGACAAGAATAATATAACATATTTACTTGgccataatatcatatatatatatatttggaaaaattgcaaatttagtccggtatgtttgtcactttgcgattttggttctctatgttttcacatttcagttttagtcctgcatgttttgattttttgcaatttcggttctttttattcgaaaatgattacgtggcactgtacacgtcagctccacatcaacattgaattggtgccacgtcagcgccacgtcggaaaaaagactaaaattgccaaaaaaataaagatagcgaactaaaactgaaatctgaaaatataaaggactaaaatcgcaaagtgacaaacatacaggaccaaaaaatcaatttttcctATATATTTTTTCCCTCATGCTTCTATATTTCaactttataatataataatataatatgcgTGTATAATATAATGTACAGTTTGTGATGATTCTGATGAAAGGATCGGTGGCACTGACCTTTGGGGGGAACAAAGAACCCGGAGCACTGGCTGAGATCGTATCCATAGGTGGCATCGACTCTCAAGTTAAAAGAAACCTCATTGCcacaattggttccattttacaaACCACTCTTTCCATTCCCAAGACTCGATTTGTTCTCAAGGTTTTTAACGTAACGAGCACCAAAACAACCTCTAAATTGTAATATTCcccccttttttaaaaaatatttatgttctGACTGAGCTTTTTCGGTTTTTGTAAGAGTGCTTctttcaataaaattttatcccaagttattttcttttttatcGGTTTTTATATGCATGTGTCACagtaaaatatcatatttagcTTAATAGTTCATGTAATTATGTACATTTACTGATATCAAAATATGGTCTTGAGATCATGACTATATCTCCTATATATATACTTAAATATTGTGTTAGGGAGATGGATGTCAAATTAATGTTTCATATGCATgtttaaaattggatttttataTTGTAAAAACACATTTGACGTTGCGAATATATACAAGTACTCTTGTTTATATATACAACTATTCTGGCCCACCATAGGTCATTATAATATCAAATTTATAAGGTTGTGTCTGATTATTATATATAGCACACCAATGCAACATAATACATTTTATCATTATTTATCATCTTGCGAGTTGCGACATAGTCGGTTACTCTATTATTTATCATCGTCCTCAGACATAGTCGgttgattaatttcttaattcgTAGTACTAAAATAAAAACTCGATCGTACAAGGATTAGAATTATAATTCATAAGGTAATTGTACGTGTATATGATACTTGACAAAACATATTGTAAATTTGTAACTGAtcacaaaatataattataattaggaaaaattgcaaatttagtcctgtatgtttgtcactttgcgattttggtcctttatgttttcacatttcagttttagtcctgtatgtttcgatttttggcaatttcggtcctttttcttcgaaaatgctgacgtggcactgtacacgtcagctccacatcagcattgaattggtgccacgtcagcgccacatcgaaaaaaggactaaaattgccaaaaaaataaagatagcggactaaaactgcaatctgaaaatataaaggaccaaaatcgcaaagtgacaaacatacaggatcaaaaaagcaattttcccttataattatatataaaatagatGATCTCAGATTTTGGCACAGCTTTCAGATAATGGGAATTTCAATTTTTCAATTTCATGTCGATAGATTATGGAATGACTGCAACTGCATGCATAGTTCCTATGTGATCTATAGCGTGATTTGTTTCTTTGTTCTCAAGCATTATTACTGAATTATTATTTCATATATCATCACAATTCACAattcacttcttcttcttcttttttatttatttattaatattacatatatggtCCATGATTATTTTTTGACACCAAATGtgataatattttgaatttagacCATTGGCTGCAACGGTATCACCCTAATACCTTAATTAATGTTAAGTATCTCATTAATCGGacattcaaaaatcatatagtCAGTTTTGATAAAGTGACACACGTTAAATTTAAAATTGGTATTCGGAGTTAAAATGAcactttagttttttttttttttaaaaaaaattaaaaatgacaAGAAATTTCAATGTATTGCAAATGAATAAAACCATTAAATAAATTGGTTGTTGAAGAATATTAATGTTGCTTTAACAAGAATATTTATCGAAACATGAGATTTGGGATCGAAACATTTGGATTGATTACAACACACAAAAAAGTAAAAAgttccaaaattatttaattaaaatttaaaataaataattatatggattttttttaatgatatacACTTTTTAATAACAACATTGTGTTTATAAATTtatgataatattttttataagcaacaacaataatatttcttttactattttatatatatatatatatatattaactctTTTCAGTGTCATAATGATTTTTCactattttttcattttatccCCCACCCTAACCTCTCACTTTATCTCTCACTCtcaattttgacaaaactcCCTCGAACTCAATCAGTAACTCACTTTTCTCACATTTTTCTCGTAAGTACTTGCATTCAAAACAacaatgtatttatatatatatatatatatatttgaagaaaaaaaacctataacacaaaataaataaataaaaaaatacaaataacgAAACACTGATGATTTGAGAACCTACAAAAATCTTCTACTAATTAACATATATCAAGTAATGACCCTTATATAACGAGGATCAAGATATGAGAACCTGCAAAAATCATCTCCTAAGTCCTAAACACATATAAAGTAATGACACTCGATGACAGATTGATTACAAGTtgataaataaacataataaaggaccaaaattgtCCTGTCACAAATCCTAAGGGCTAAAATGTAACTCAAGaaataaaaaggaccgaaaaaTGTATAGTCACAAATTATAGGGGCTGAATGAACTCAAAATTTCATAAAGAGTAATTATTTTTGGAGGACATAGACAGTACAGTGGGATAAGAAACCGACTGCGGGAGAAGGAAGATAGGGTTTATCGACGATGCCGTGTTTGAATCTGTCGACTAACGTGAGCCTGGAGGGCGTGGACACCTCCACCATCCTCTCTGAAGCTACCTCCACTGTAGCCAAGATCATCGGAAAACCCGAAGCTGTATGTATCtttatgttttttgtttttggtgaTTTTCAGTGGTGAACTGAATTGGAATCTATCTCTATAAAGTTTTGATGGAGGAATTTTCattgtttttatgttttattggCTTCCATCTGTTTATTTTCTTGTTTGGTTTTCCCCACAGCTTATGCTTCACTAGCTGTATACGGTAGCACATTAGAAGCAAGTGATGTTAATTTGTTAACGATATTCTGAAAGTTTTGTGTCAGATTTGTGATTCCTTGGGCATAAATGCTGTATAATTCCCTCGCATGGTGGATCATTATTTATTTGGGTGTGCTTGTTAATGTTCTTTGGGTCATCTGTGTAGTAGAAACCGACAGCGGGTGAGTGGAGGTCTCTAGGACATGAAATAGTAGCATTCTAAGCTGGAGAGTTACTGAACTTATTGGCAAGTCCCCGATGGTTTTTGTGGCCAATACGAGACTTTGGTATATTGCTAAGCATTTTAGAAGATAATGTCCATGCCTGTCTGTTTTGGTTGTTTTCAATAGTCTGTCGGTATTTAGTTAGCGCACATAACTGCATAAGCACCTTAATTGAGTATGTAATGTGAATGCACATCAGGTTATTAATACTGACCCAATGAAGAGCCTGACCGAAAAGACTAATACTTCGTATCATAATCGGAGATCCCAACTTAAAAGATTGGTATTATCTGTGGGACTTGGGAGTGCTCGGCTTAAAGGATTAGTGTCATAGGTGGTATAGGCTTTCAAATTTATTAGTCACTGCACAATTGTTAATTGAATCAATGTAAAACCTCTAATGGTGAGAATGAGGACTTGTGCTCTGAAAACGGTATGGTGGTTGTTATAGTGTCAAAATTGACACTGCATTTTGAATGTATTAATGCTTTCCTTTTCTGTTAAGTTGGTGCACTTTGAAGAGAGACGAGACTACTCCGAAATTCTAATGTTGCAACCACAAATATTTGGGAACCATATTTATATTCATCAGCCT
It encodes:
- the LOC140890480 gene encoding uncharacterized protein codes for the protein MPCLDISTNVNLDGVDTDAIFSQLTKAVSQIVGKPENFVMILMKGSVALTFGGNKEPGALAEIVSIGGIDSQVKRNLIATIGSILQTTLSIPKTRFVLKVFNVTSTKTTSKL